From the Cryptomeria japonica chromosome 2, Sugi_1.0, whole genome shotgun sequence genome, one window contains:
- the LOC131859450 gene encoding rust resistance kinase Lr10-like — protein sequence FSDKLGEGGFGVVYKGKLRSGFYVAVKILDQSRHSGSQFMNEVATLGTIHHVHLVRLMGYCFEGFRSALVYEYMANGSLEKFLFQGKEQEQKLSWDQLHSIALGAARGIAYLHQDCYRCIVHFDIKPHNILLDADFTPKVADFGLAKLYRKEDDHISITVTRGTPGYVAPEVWNTNLGGVTDKSDVYSFGMLLLEIAGRRKNIDVHVSRSSQLYFPEWAFKLIESGEFEKRLRETGRGDMEVEDEEKVRRMAKLGLWCIQYNSNDRPTMSRVVQLLEGSGDDVSNPPLPFNSSPPREVPFSSSTEESLSIV from the coding sequence TTTTCAGATAAACTGGGTGAAGGAGGATTCGGTGTGGTTTATAAAGGAAAGCTCCGCAGCGGTTTTTATGTGGCTGTAAAAATTCTGGATCAGTCGAGACACAGTGGGAGCCAGTTCATGAACGAGGTTGCAACTTTGGGAACCATTCATCACGTACATTTGGTTCGCCTCATGGGTTATTGTTTTGAAGGATTCAGAAGCGCACTTGTATATGAGTATATGGCCAATGGATCCCTAGAGAAGTTTCTATTTCAAGGAAAAGAACAAGAACAGAAGCTCAGTTGGGATCAATTGCATTCAATTGCTTTGGGCGCAGCTCGTGGAATTGCGTATTTGCACCAAGATTGTTACAGGTGCATCGTTCATTTTGACATTAAGCCTCACAATATTTTACTGGACGCAGATTTCACACCCAAGGTAGCTGATTTTGGTCTTGCTAAACTGTATAGGAAGGAAGACGACCACATATCAATCACGGTAACGAGAGGGACGCCAGGATATGTTGCTCCAGAGGTGTGGAATACAAATTTGGGAGGTGTAACAGACAAATCAGATGTTTACAGTTTTGGAATGCTATTACTGGAGATAGCCGGAAGGAGGAAGAACATTGACGTGCATGTGAGTCGTTCAAGTCAATTATATTTTCCTGAATGGGCGTTCAAATTGATCGAGAGTGGAGAATTTGAAAAGAGGTTGAGAGAAACAGGTAGAGGCGACATGGAAGTGGAAGATGAAGAGAAGGTGAGGAGAATGGCAAAATTAGGGCTATGGTGTATTCAATACAATTCCAATGACCGACCAACAATGAGCAGGGTAGTACAATTGCTGGAAGGGAGCGGTGATGATGTAAGCAATCCTCCGTTACCTTTCAACTCCTCCCCTCCGCGTGAGGTACCATTCTCATCTTCCACCGAAGAATCTTTATCCATTgtatag